From the genome of Schaalia odontolytica:
GTGGGCGACACGTGGGCTGCCGAAATCGTCGACGGCAAGAACGCCTCCAGCCTGCTGGGTCTGACTTTCCCGCCCGAAGGCCGCGCGATGAGCGTGTTGCACGAGGGTACCGGCATGATCGTGGACTCGATGTCGCGCGCGCAGACGATGCGTGTCCCCCAGCTGGCCGCCTTCGGATCGGCCCTGTACGCGCCGCTACGTTCACGTGGCGTGTCGTCCGGTGTCCTCATTCTGCTGCGCCAGATCGGCGCACCCGAGTTCGACAGCTCCGAGCTTTCGCTCGCGGAATCCCTCGCCTCCCAGGCCACGCTTGCCCTCGAGCTTGCGTCGGCTCGCCACGCGCAGGACGTGGCCGCACTGCTGGACGAACGCGACCGTATCGGGCGCGACCTCCACGACTTTGCCATCCAGCAGCTGTTTGCGACCGGCATGGCCCTGGATGCGGCCAAGCAGAAGGTCGCAGCCGGCCAGACGGACCCGGCCGCCCTCGAGTCCCTCATCGATTCCTCGCTCGCTTCCATCGACGAGGCCGTGCGTCAGATCCGCACGATCGTGCACAACCTACGCGAGCGCGACAAGGCCGTCGGCCTGGTGGAGAGAATCCGCCGCGAATCGTCGCTGACGCGTTCCGCCCTCGGTTTTGCGCCCTCGCTGCTCATCACGCTTGACGGCAGCGCCATCAACTCGGACCTGGATAACGAGCTCGTCGTCATCGACGAGTTCGACGGTCGCGTCGACCCAGACCTGTCCGACGACGTCGTAGCAATCGTGCGCGAAGGCCTGTCTAATATCGCCCGCCACGCGCACGCGACCGCAGCCGCCGTGTGCGTCGATGTGTCGGGGCGCGGCAAATCGGGGCGCGTGCGCATCACGATCACCGACGACGGTCGTGGCATCGACCCATCGCGTACCCGAAACTCCGGCTTGGCGAACATGGCGGAACGTGCACGACGACACCGCGGCTCGTTCGATGCCGGAAGCGGCCAGGGCGGGGTGGGCACCCAGATCCGGTGGATCGCTCCGCTTGAGGGCTGACCAGACACACACGCACAACACGACGGTGGGGGTGGACGTTCCGATTGGAACTCCACCCCCACCGCGTGCGGACGGGAGTTGTTATCTCCCGGCTCTCAGCTGAGCATCAGCCCAGCCAGCGTCCGTCACTGCCGAAGGTGTACCAGCGCCACCCAATCCAGTGGCCGCCCGTGTACATGTCGCCTCCGGTCCCGAAGTAGTACCAGGCGCCGCCGATCTGCTGCCATCCGGTGGCCATCTGGCCCGAGGCACCGAAGTAGTACCAGGTACTTCCCAGCGGCTTCCATCCGATCGTCATGGCGCCACTGTCGCTCATCAGGTACCAGTGCGAGCCCATCTGAAGCCAGCCGGTGTGCATCGCGCCGGACGGATCCAGGTAGTACCACGCGCCGCCCGTGTAGAGCCAGCCGGTCATCATGACACCGTTAGAGGCGAAGAAGAACCACTTGTCTCCCACCATCTGCCAGCCGGTGACCATCACGCCAGTCTCTGGCGTCAGGTAGAACCACGAGCCACCCAGGTTGACCCATCCGGTGACCTGCGCTCCAGCGCCGTTGTGGTAGCGCCACGCGCCATCCCAGTAGACCCAGCCGGTGAGCATGTAGCCGTTCTGGTCGAAGCGGTACACGTTGCCACCGAGCGTGAGGGTCTCGTTCTTGGCGTAGCCGCCGGCGCTGATCTTCCACCACCAGCCGGCGCCGTCGTTCATCCAGGTGCCCACCGTGTGATCGGGAGCGGGTGCAGGATCCGGGGTCGGATCAGGCGTGGGGGCGGGATCCGGGGTCGGATCCGGGCTGGGCTCGGGCTCGGGTGCCGGCTCCTCGGCCAGGGCGAGGGTCACGAGACCCGATTCAGCGAACCCGGCCTCGTTCATGGCCATGACGCGGATGACCGAGCCGTTGTTCTCTCCGTCGATCGTGAGGGTCAGCTCGGGGCCGTTCTCCTCTTCGACGATGGCCCACGAGTCGGTGCCCTCGCGCTTGATCTGCCAGAACAGGGTCGGGGTGGGCTTGCCGCTCGCCTCGGCCTTGATCGTGACCTGCGTGCCTTCCTTCGCCGTCACGGTGCGGAAGGCGCCATCGCCGGAGATCTGTGCGTCTTCGGCGGGGTTGGCGGTGACGGTCAGCGGCTTGATGACCGGGGGTTCCTGATCGCCGGGATCCGGGGTCGGTGCAGCAGCCGCGAAGGCCTCGACCTCCGCGAGCGCGAACTCGCCGAACTCAGTGGGCTGGATGACGCGGATGAAGCGAGCATCGAAGCCCTCGAAGTCGACCGCGCTCGGGCGGCCGCCGACTCCGTCGACCTTGATCATATGGACGCCGTCAACAGCGCCGGCCGTGGCGGGGTTGAAGGAAGCGTCGAGGCGCGTCTCGGAGGCGACGACCCAGAAGTCGTGCAGGCGCTGGTCGCAGGAGATTCCCTGGCAGTTGTCAGAGGAGGAGCGGTTCCAGACGTTGACGACACCCAGGGGGTGGGTTTCGCCGAGGTCGACCTCCCACCAGGGGTTGGCCTGCTTGCCGGTGTGGGCGACCGAGCCGTTGTCCCACACGCCGTCCGTGTTGCCATCGACGGCGCGCGAAGCGGTACCGCCCCAGCCGGTCGAAGACATGGTGGCCGTCTTGTTGAGTGCGAGGTTGTCGCTGCCCTTGGTGACGGTCAGGGTCGCACGCTGGGAGGTCGTGGAGCCGTTGGCGTTCGTGGCGACGGCGTAGAACTGCGCGCCGTCATCCTCGAGCGTCGTGGTCAGGGTGTACATGGCGTTCGTAGCGTCCGGAATCGCCGTTCCTTCGCTTGCGCCCTTGGGGACGCGGTACCACTGGATGGTGGCGGCCGGTCGGCCCGAGGCGACGACGGTGAAGGTGGCGCTCTCCCCCGCCTTGACGGAGACCGAGGAGGGGTTCGTGGCGATGACGGGCGGCTGGGTGGCCGCGTTCTCGCCGTAAACGTGCAGGGTCGCGCTCACGGAGCGCAGGCCGATCGGGTTGGCGTAGTAGGAGGGGTGTGCCAGTTCGAGGCGCATGGGCGTGACCTTGCCGGGCTCGAGGCTGAGGCCCTCGCCGACTTCGCCGGCCTCAATCTGCGCGCCGGTCACCTCGATGGAGGTGGTCCCGAGGGTGATCTTGTAGGTCGTGGAGGCGTCGAAGTTGCCCGAGAACTTCAGGGCGAGGTCGGTGATGGCCTTGTCCGTCTTGTTCACGAGGTAGGCGTCGTAGGCCTGTGCGCCGGAGTAGCGCAGTGCGGAGGCGCGTCCGAAGAACTGCTCCGAGGAGATGGTCGCGCCGTCGACGGCGGTGACCGTCTGCGTGGGCACATAGGTGGGTGCGGCATCGAAGCTGACCTTGACGACGGGGCGCAGGTTCGGCTCCGGGTTCTCACCCGACATGGTCACCGTGAGCGTGGTGCCGTCCTGAGTGAACTCGAGGGAGCGGTCGGTGCCATCAACGGTCACACCGGTGACGTGGCCACCGACGCTGGGAAGCGTCAGCGTCTTGCCGGGGCTCCACAGCTCGGGGAAGAAGTACAGGTCGTTGCCCTTGGTCATGACCTTGCCCCAGGCGGGGGCGGGGTACCACGTCGGGCGAGCTCCCGTAATGGCGTCGGGGTGACGCTGCATCCACTGGCCGACCTCGGTGACGACGCCGGCGTCGAAGGCCTCGATCGTGCCGTCCCCCTTGGGGCCGATGTTGTAGGCGAACTGGCCGCCCGAGGCGACCGTGCCGATGAGGTTGTTGACCAGCTCGCGTTCCTTGTAGCTCTTCGCGCTATCGTCGCGGTTCGCCCACGAGCAATATCCCCAGCATGCGGGGTAGATCGAGCGAATCGACTCCCAGGGACCCATGTGGAAGTCCGTGGTCACCGAGTTGTCGCCGCCGACCTCGAAGTCGCCGGCCTTGTTCCACACGCGCGAGTTGACCATCGTCTCGGGCTGGAGCTCGTGGACCCACTGAGCCATGCGCTGAGACTGCTCGGCGGTGGGGCCGCCCATGTCGAACCACAGCTCGGCGATCGGGCCGTAGTTGGTGAGGAGCTCGGTCAGCTGGGGCTTGATGACGGTTGTCATCAGGTCCTCATCGATGGGGTTGACGTTGCCGTAGGGCTCGGGGGTCTGCTTGGTCCAGTCGATGATCGAGAAGTAGAAGGCGAGCTTGACGCCGAGCTTGTTGCACTCGGTGGACAGCTCCTTCATCGGATCCTTGCCGTAGTTGGACTGCTTGACGATGTTGTAGTCGGTCGTCTTCGTGTCCCACATGGCGAAGCCGTCGTGGTGCTTCGACGTAATCATCAGGTACTTCATACCCGAGTCGTGGACCGTCTTGCAGATGGCGGAGGCATCGAAGTTCGCGGCCAGATCCTTGGCCTTGAGCAGGTAGTCGTCGGTGGGGATGTTCTCCCAGGCCTTGATCTGCTCGGGGTAGCCCATGCCCTGGCGGTGGCCGTTGTAGTAGCCGCCGTAGACGGAGTAGACGCCGAAGTGCATGAACATGCCGTACTGGAGTTCTTGCCACTTGGCGATCTTGGGGGTGGAGCTCAGTGGTACCGCTGCGGGGACGCCGGTAGGCGCTGGTGCTGCGTCAGCAAAACTGGGGGCGCTCATGGGTGCGAGCACCAGTGCCGTAGCGACCGCACAACCGGCAAGCATTCGCTTGAGGTTCACGGGGTGTCCTTTCAAGGGGTAATGGTGGACGACAGTGTCCGTCCTCAACGGTGAGGATGAGGCGAACGTTACCCCACAGGGCTTTTCCATAAACCAGTTTGATAGTAGCTTTCTCACAAATCAGGGATACCCCCGATTAGCACACAACTAGACGCGCGGGAAATAAGCCGAACGCGGCACACAAAAGCCGAGCGGGCCGGATAATTCCGACCCGCTCGTGTTCGTCTCGCCCCATCCAGGACGAGGCAGTGGCTCAGTTGCGCCAGGACGCCGCCCTCTGCCCGGCCACCCACGCGGCCACCTGCGTGCGGCGCTGCAGGCCCATCTTCGACAGCAGAGAGGTGATGTGGTTCTTCACGGTCTTTTCCGCGACACCCAGCTTCTCGCCGATCTCGCGGTTCGACAGGCCATCGCCGATCAGGTCCAGGACCTTGCGCTCCGACGGCGTCAGGTCGGCGGTCGGATCCTCGTGATCGACGCGGCGACGCGTCAGAGTGCGCTCGTCGAGCAGCACGCGACCGTCAGCGACCGCCTTGATCACGTCGGTGATTTCCGCGCCGCGCACGGTCTTGAGGATGTACGCACGGGCACCCGCTTCGAGGGACTCAGCCAGGGCCTCGTCGTCGTCGAAGGAGGTAAGCACGACGGGGAGGATCTGCGGGTGGGAGGAACGCAGTCGATTCATGATGTCGATACCGGTGCCGTCGGGCAGCTGCAGGTCCACCAGGATCACGTCGGGACGCACCAGGTCGGCGCGACGCACGGCATCAGCAACGGAGCCGGCCTCGGCGACAACCTCGAGGTCGTCGTCGCGGTCGACGATCTCGGCAATGCCACGTCGAACGATCTCGTGGTCGTCAATGATCATGACGCGCGTACGCGCAGACGTATTTTCACTCACGTGTCGATTCTAACCGTCGGGAGGGCAAACGCCCTCGTGTACTTACTACTTCTCGGGAGACAGGCGGCTCATCGCATCCTGCGCGGCCGCGTTCTCCGCGTGCTTCTTCGACGAGGCCTGCCCCGAGCCGATCGGATCGGGGCGCGCGGAGACGAAAGCGCGGGCCGTGAACACGCGCTGATGATCCGGCCCCTCCCCCTCGACCTCGTAGGAGACCTCGCCCAGGCCCTGAGCCTGCGCGTATTCGATAAGGATCGTCTTCCAGTCCTGGTGCTGGCCGCGCGAGGGGGCGTCCACCAGGAGGAAGCTCAGGCGCTCAAGGATGACCCGGCGCGCCTCTTCCAGGCCGCTGGTCAGATAGGTCGCGCCGATGAGAGCCTCGAAGGTGTCGGACAGGATCGAATCCTTATCGCGTCCGCCGTGCATCGACTCGCCCTTGCCCAGGAACACGAAGTCACCCAGGCCGATGCGGCGGGCGGCGGCAGCCAGGGGCTGCTGGGAAACGGTCGCGGCACGCATACGCGATAGGTCCGACTCTGCCACGTCCGGGTACTCCTCGTAGAGCTTCTGCGCGATCACGATCGACAGGACCGAGTCGCCCAGAAACTCGAGGCGCTCGTTATTCGCGATGCCCCCGGCCTCGTTCGCGTAGGAGCGGTGCACGAGCGCCAGCTGCAGGAGTGGGGCGTCGATGCGGGTCCCCCACGCCTCCACCAGCGCCTCCGTGTCGGTACGCGGAGGAACGGGCAGGTGCTTGGAACGACTCATCAGGATCGCCCCGGCTCGGCGTCGTCGCCCAGCAGGGAGGCCAGGGATGCCAGGCGCGGGTCGACGACAAAGTGCTCATGGTCGGAAGGCAGATCCGCCCACTTCTCGCCGCAGACGTCGCACAGGCCCGCGCAATCCTCGCTGCACAGCGGGCGCGGATCCACGAGGGGAACGATCGCATCGCGCAGCTGCGTCTCGATGTCGACGGTGTCGCGCTCGCCGATGACGAACAGGTCCTCGACCTCCTCGTCGTCCTCGGAGGGGGTCAGGGCGGGCGCGTCGGCCTCGAAGTAGACCTCCGCGCTGGAGACGTCGTGATGGTCGCGCACCTCGTCGAGGCAGCGCACGCACTCCCCGATGAGATCCACGGAGGTGGCAAGCTGAACGAGCACGCCGTCCTCGACGCTGGTGAAGTCCACCGACACGTCCAGGGGGACGCCGGGGACGGCCGACATGGAGGGTGTGCCCAGGTCGTCGGGGGTCACCCACACGAGGTCCTGGTGCAGCGTCGATCCCAGGGCGCGCGGCAGGCGCGCCAGGGACAGGGTCAGGGAATTGTCACTCATTGGTCAGATCCACATCGGTAACGTCGACGCCGCGGCGCTCCGCGATCGTGCGACGTCCAGCGTCGGTGCGACGCGCGAGGTCGGAGATGAGGTGGGCAAGCTCGTCCAGCGAGGAGGCCACGTAGTCGTCCGCGCCTTCACGCAGGGAGGCTGCCGAGCGCTTGGCCTCGGAGACAATCTCGCGGGCGCGATCCTCGGCCATGCGCACGATGTTCTCGGTGGAGACGATGCGGGCGGCCTGAGCGTTCGCGTCGGCGATCGTGGCCTCGGCATCCGAGCGAGCCTGCGAAACGAGCGCGGTGGCCTCGTCGTTTGCGCGCGAGCGGGTTCGCTCGGCTTCTTCCTCAGCATCGGCGAGGATCTGAGCGGCGCGCTCGTTGGCCTGGTCGAGGGTCGAGGAGGCGCGCGAGTTTGCCTCGGCGATGCGGGTCTCGGCGGCAGAATCGGCGCGTCCCAGGACGGCGTCCGCGTCGGCGACGACGGCATCGGCGGCCACGAGGTCCTCCGGCAGAGCCTCGCGGGCCTGGTCGAGCAGGTCGAGGATCTCGGCCTTGTTGACCATGATCGAGGCCGACAGGGGCACCGCACGCGAAGACTCGACAAGGTCCTCAATCTGGTCGAGGGCGGCGATCACGGTGGAGGGACCGTAGACGGTTTCCTCGTTCCACTCGTCCTGAGTCTGGTTGTCGGTCGTGTCAGCCATGGCTGCCTCCTGCGTTCCACCGGGCATTATTCAGCTTCTATTGTCGGTCAAAAATCGCTCAATCGCTGGAGGGACATACCGAGAAATATCCTTTTTCAGACCCACGAGTTCGCGCACGGCGCTCGACGAGACGTGTGCAAGGCCCGGACGGGTCGGAATCCACCAGGTGTCGACGCCCCCGATCTCACGGTTGAAGACCGCCTGGGGGGCCTCGTAGTCCACGTCGATCGAGGAGCGCACGCCCTTGACGATAAGCGTGGCTCCCAGGCGCGAGGCCTCGTCCATGGTCGCACCCTGCAGGAGGACGACCTCAACGCCGCCGAGGTGGCCGGTGGCCTCCCGGATGAGCCTGACGCGCTCTTCGGGGGCGATCAGGCCGCGCTTGGCGGGGTTCGCTCCGACGCCGATGATGAGGCGGTCGGCGATGGCGCAGACACGCTCGGCGACGTCGAGGTGCCCGTTCGTGAAGGGGTCAAAAGAACCGGGGAACAGAGCGATCATCAGTCTTCCTCCTCCGCGCTCGACGA
Proteins encoded in this window:
- a CDS encoding GAF domain-containing sensor histidine kinase, with product MSTDSTDFTLLQAALDLTSSLDLKAGLQNFVDQACALTSSPHATLSVLDTWGATTLQLEFHEDGPVPEVPESLMTAIPASVPLLVNSPSDAPDLDLPASTPPFLGVSILVHEQVYGRLYLCGKAGGYSSADAAVLSALAPAAGIAVENAHLYADSKRTERWISASQSLTTTMLEGADEEEALELIAKTVREVSHADTAIIVLQSVGDTWAAEIVDGKNASSLLGLTFPPEGRAMSVLHEGTGMIVDSMSRAQTMRVPQLAAFGSALYAPLRSRGVSSGVLILLRQIGAPEFDSSELSLAESLASQATLALELASARHAQDVAALLDERDRIGRDLHDFAIQQLFATGMALDAAKQKVAAGQTDPAALESLIDSSLASIDEAVRQIRTIVHNLRERDKAVGLVERIRRESSLTRSALGFAPSLLITLDGSAINSDLDNELVVIDEFDGRVDPDLSDDVVAIVREGLSNIARHAHATAAAVCVDVSGRGKSGRVRITITDDGRGIDPSRTRNSGLANMAERARRHRGSFDAGSGQGGVGTQIRWIAPLEG
- a CDS encoding alpha-L-fucosidase, producing the protein MNLKRMLAGCAVATALVLAPMSAPSFADAAPAPTGVPAAVPLSSTPKIAKWQELQYGMFMHFGVYSVYGGYYNGHRQGMGYPEQIKAWENIPTDDYLLKAKDLAANFDASAICKTVHDSGMKYLMITSKHHDGFAMWDTKTTDYNIVKQSNYGKDPMKELSTECNKLGVKLAFYFSIIDWTKQTPEPYGNVNPIDEDLMTTVIKPQLTELLTNYGPIAELWFDMGGPTAEQSQRMAQWVHELQPETMVNSRVWNKAGDFEVGGDNSVTTDFHMGPWESIRSIYPACWGYCSWANRDDSAKSYKERELVNNLIGTVASGGQFAYNIGPKGDGTIEAFDAGVVTEVGQWMQRHPDAITGARPTWYPAPAWGKVMTKGNDLYFFPELWSPGKTLTLPSVGGHVTGVTVDGTDRSLEFTQDGTTLTVTMSGENPEPNLRPVVKVSFDAAPTYVPTQTVTAVDGATISSEQFFGRASALRYSGAQAYDAYLVNKTDKAITDLALKFSGNFDASTTYKITLGTTSIEVTGAQIEAGEVGEGLSLEPGKVTPMRLELAHPSYYANPIGLRSVSATLHVYGENAATQPPVIATNPSSVSVKAGESATFTVVASGRPAATIQWYRVPKGASEGTAIPDATNAMYTLTTTLEDDGAQFYAVATNANGSTTSQRATLTVTKGSDNLALNKTATMSSTGWGGTASRAVDGNTDGVWDNGSVAHTGKQANPWWEVDLGETHPLGVVNVWNRSSSDNCQGISCDQRLHDFWVVASETRLDASFNPATAGAVDGVHMIKVDGVGGRPSAVDFEGFDARFIRVIQPTEFGEFALAEVEAFAAAAPTPDPGDQEPPVIKPLTVTANPAEDAQISGDGAFRTVTAKEGTQVTIKAEASGKPTPTLFWQIKREGTDSWAIVEEENGPELTLTIDGENNGSVIRVMAMNEAGFAESGLVTLALAEEPAPEPEPSPDPTPDPAPTPDPTPDPAPAPDHTVGTWMNDGAGWWWKISAGGYAKNETLTLGGNVYRFDQNGYMLTGWVYWDGAWRYHNGAGAQVTGWVNLGGSWFYLTPETGVMVTGWQMVGDKWFFFASNGVMMTGWLYTGGAWYYLDPSGAMHTGWLQMGSHWYLMSDSGAMTIGWKPLGSTWYYFGASGQMATGWQQIGGAWYYFGTGGDMYTGGHWIGWRWYTFGSDGRWLG
- a CDS encoding response regulator: MIIDDHEIVRRGIAEIVDRDDDLEVVAEAGSVADAVRRADLVRPDVILVDLQLPDGTGIDIMNRLRSSHPQILPVVLTSFDDDEALAESLEAGARAYILKTVRGAEITDVIKAVADGRVLLDERTLTRRRVDHEDPTADLTPSERKVLDLIGDGLSNREIGEKLGVAEKTVKNHITSLLSKMGLQRRTQVAAWVAGQRAASWRN
- the rnc gene encoding ribonuclease III codes for the protein MSRSKHLPVPPRTDTEALVEAWGTRIDAPLLQLALVHRSYANEAGGIANNERLEFLGDSVLSIVIAQKLYEEYPDVAESDLSRMRAATVSQQPLAAAARRIGLGDFVFLGKGESMHGGRDKDSILSDTFEALIGATYLTSGLEEARRVILERLSFLLVDAPSRGQHQDWKTILIEYAQAQGLGEVSYEVEGEGPDHQRVFTARAFVSARPDPIGSGQASSKKHAENAAAQDAMSRLSPEK
- a CDS encoding YceD family protein gives rise to the protein MSDNSLTLSLARLPRALGSTLHQDLVWVTPDDLGTPSMSAVPGVPLDVSVDFTSVEDGVLVQLATSVDLIGECVRCLDEVRDHHDVSSAEVYFEADAPALTPSEDDEEVEDLFVIGERDTVDIETQLRDAIVPLVDPRPLCSEDCAGLCDVCGEKWADLPSDHEHFVVDPRLASLASLLGDDAEPGRS
- the coaD gene encoding pantetheine-phosphate adenylyltransferase encodes the protein MIALFPGSFDPFTNGHLDVAERVCAIADRLIIGVGANPAKRGLIAPEERVRLIREATGHLGGVEVVLLQGATMDEASRLGATLIVKGVRSSIDVDYEAPQAVFNREIGGVDTWWIPTRPGLAHVSSSAVRELVGLKKDISRYVPPAIERFLTDNRS